The following are encoded in a window of Arctopsyche grandis isolate Sample6627 chromosome 2, ASM5162203v2, whole genome shotgun sequence genomic DNA:
- the LOC143922814 gene encoding uncharacterized protein LOC143922814, with protein sequence MECRLCLCQQGPAGSFVSIHDDPHPPRLAQRIWTCCQLPVRKGDHLPNMICLSCVNTLELLDGFRNACFRIDQTSRVRLNESLAIKPEEVWLEDLKWEDETGAHLPPNISSSPDDGEANTQKKNYFRQYET encoded by the exons ATGGAGTGCCGGCTTTGTCTCTGCCAGCAGGGTCCAGCAGGgtccttcgtctccatccatgacgaccctcatccaccGCGTTTGGcgcaacgcatttggacctgctgtcaatTGCCG GTCAGGAAAGGTGACCATCTGCCAAATATGATATGCCTCTCTTGTGTCAACACTCTGGAATTGCTCGACGGCTTTCGAAACGCTTGTTTTCGGATTGACCAAACGTCTAGAGTGCGGTTGAACGAGTCCTTGGCTATCAAGCCGGAGGAAGTTTGGCTGGAAGATTTAAAATGGGAAGATGAAACGGGTGCTCATTTACCGCCAAACATTTCTAGTTCTCCAGACGATGGCGAGGCAA
- the LOC143921727 gene encoding uncharacterized protein LOC143921727 has protein sequence MECRLCLCQQGPAGSFVSIHDDPHPPRLAQRIWTCCQLPVRKGDHLPNMICLSCVNTLELLDGFRNACFRIDQTSRVRLNESLAIKPEEVWLEDLKWEDETGAHLPPNISSSPDDGEIHRRKITSDNMKHDINTPTDELPLRKASNEICSTRSELDHNINYQGESFFRQQNLAVRKTSHIRRKLNKCDICLESFTQSRSLVRHMRCHTGEKFFKCDICLKSFASKTYLRKHIRIHRKVSPHKCEICLKSFTTKPSLRKHMSIHTGVKPHKCDICLKTYALKSDIRVHMSVHSGVHKCNICLKTFTTKFVVRKHMNIHTGIKPHKCDICLKSFALKYNLYTHMSIHSGVKPYKCDICIKTFNSKFVIRKHMNIHTGIKPHKCDICLKSFVFKYNLYTHMSIHSAVKPYKCDICIKTFNSKIGVRKHMHIHTGIKPHKCDFCLKSFTSQSYLRVHMLIHDGIKPHKCEICLKSFTLKSHVSRHMNTHTGIKPHKCNICLKSFTSKYNLRTHMNIHSGVKSHKCDICLKPFTSKCYLSRHMSIHTGIKPYKCNVCSKSFLLKISLSTHLKTHTRGIPIKLI, from the exons ATGGAGTGTCGGCTTTGTCTCTGCCAGCAGGGTCCAGCAGGgtccttcgtctccatccatgacgaccctcatccaccGCGTTTGGcgcaacgcatttggacctgctgtcaatTGCCG GTCAGGAAAGGTGACCATCTGCCAAATATGATATGCCTCTCTTGTGTCAACACTCTGGAATTGCTCGACGGCTTTCGAAACGCTTGTTTTCGGATTGACCAAACGTCTAGAGTGCGGTTGAACGAGTCTTTGGCTATCAAGCCGGAGGAAGTTTGGCTGGAAGATTTAAAATGGGAAGATGAAACGGGTGCTCATTTACCGCCAAACATTTCTAGTTCTCCAGACGATGGCGAG ATACACAGAAGAAAAATTACTTCAGACAATATGAAACATGATATTAACACCCCGACAGACGAGTTACCGTTACGAAAAGCTTCAAATGAGATATGCTCTACACGTTCCGAATTGGATCATAACATCAATTATCAAGGCGAATCATTTTTTCGTCAGCAAAATCTTGCAGTACGGAAAACATCTCATATTCGAAGAAAGCtgaacaaatgtgacatttgtttagaGTCTTTCACTCAAAGCCGTTCCTTAGTGAGACATATGAGATGCCATACTGGagaaaaatttttcaaatgcgatatttgtttaaaatcattcgctTCAAAAACTTACCTCCGTAAACACATTAGGATTCACAGGAAGGTTAGCccacacaaatgtgagatttgcttaaaatcatttactacaaAACCTAGCCTCCGTAAACACATGAGTATTCATAcgggggtaaagccacacaaatgtgacatttgtttgaaaACATACGCTTTAAAATCTGACATCCGTGTACATATGAGTGTTCATAGTGGGgtacacaaatgtaacatttgtttaaaaacatttactacAAAATTCGTGGTCCGCAAACACATGAATATTCATaccgggataaaaccacacaaatgtgacatatgcttaaaatcgtttgctttaaaatacaacCTCTATACACACATgagtattcatagtggggttaagccatacaaatgtgacatttgcataaaaacatttaattcaaaattcgtGATCCGCAAACACATGAATATTCATaccgggataaaaccacacaaatgtgacatatgCTTAAAatcgtttgtttttaaatacaacCTCTATACACACATGAGTATTCATAGTGCGGttaagccatacaaatgtgacatttgcataaaaacatttaattcaaaaattgggGTCCGTAAACACATGCatattcatactgggataaaaccacacaaatgtgacttttgtttaaaatcattcacttcacAGTCTTACCTCCGTGTACACATGCTTATTCAtgatgggataaaaccacacaaatgcgaaatttgtttaaaatcattcactttaAAATCTCACGTCAGTAGACACATGAAtactcatactgggataaaaccacacaaatgtaacatctgtttaaaatcattcacttcaaaATATAACCTCCGTACACACATgaatattcatagtggggtgaaatcacacaaatgcgacatttgtttaaaaccatTCACTTCAAAATGTTACCTCAGTAGACACATGAGTATTCATACggggataaaaccatacaaatgtaatgtttgttcaaaatcattccttcTAAAAATTTCACTTTCCACGCATTTGAAAACCCACACTCGAGGAATTCCAATCAAATTAATTTGA